The genome window TTCAAACATGATTTCGACCTCCTGGTTATGTATAGATATAGGATTGGGTAAGGCGACGCTTTGTCACCTTACCCGCTGTTGAACATGTGAGTGAAATATCCAAGCATGTAAATCATACCATATCATTCAGGACCTGAACAAGGGTATCTTTCGTACTCCGAACCGTCGTTTCACCCTGTGAAACTTTCTTGCCCGTTCGGTGCCGCGGCCCCCTTTTTCTGGGTCGAGAGGAACAGCCAGATCCCGCTCATGATGATCGCGCCGCCGACCCATTGCGCCCAGGTGACCGCTTCGCTGAGCAGGAGATAGGCCAGAATGGTCGCAAAGATCGGCTCGCCGAGAATCGCCATCGAAATCGTCGCGGCGTTTACGTACTTCAGCAGCCAGTTGAACAGCGTATGTCCAAAGACGGTCGGGATGAAGGCGAGCAGGACGAACAGCATCCATTCCCGTCCGCTGTAATCCACCAAAGAATAGCCTTCCCCAATGCAATAGAAAAACATCACGATCATCGCAAAGACATAGACGAGCAGCGAGTAGACCATTGAGGTCATCACCCCGCGCAGGTATTGCCCGATCACCAGATAGCCGCTGACGACCAAGGTGCCGAGCAGGGACAACAGATCGCCCCAAAGCGCAGTCCCGCTGATCTGCAGGTCGCCCCAGCCGATGAACAGGCTTCCGGCGATGGCGATGCCTGCGCCGGCCCATGCCTGCCACGTCGTGCGCTCTTTCAGCGTGAAGTAGGCGAGCACCATGACGAAGATCGGCTGCAAGGTGATCAGAATGGTCGAGGAAGCGACCGTCGTGTATTTCAGCGAACCGATCCAGAAGATGAAATGGAAGGCCAGAAACACGCCGGACAGCGCGACGAGCACCCACGTGCGCAGACTTATCCCTCTCAGCTCCGCCCGCGCCCCTTTGGTCAGCAAAAACGGGCCGAGCAGCAAAAACGTAAACACGAGCCTGTACAGCCCGAGGATCGCCGCGGGGGCGGTCGACCATTTGATAATGATGGCCGAAAACGAGACGGCCAGCACGCCGATCAGCAGGAACACCAGCGGTGAAACGGGCAGTTTTTTGTTCTCTTCCATAGATGTAAAAGCCTCTTTCTAGAATCTGCGATAGAACACATAGTTGCCTTTTTGCATCATCTTCATCAAATACAGTTTGATCAGGCTCTTCGGCAGCTCCCGTACGCCGGGCAGTAGCAGCAGCATCCCGATGAGATCACTCAATAAACCTGGAATGAGCAACAGCGTTCCGCCGACCAAAAGACAAGCCCCGTTGAGCAGCGAATCGCCGGGGAGCTGTCCCATCTGCATCTCGCGTCTGATCTGCTGCATGATATATCGGCCCTGCACCGTCAACAGATAGACGCCAAGCCCCGACATGCCGATGACGAGGAAAAACGTCAGCCAGCCGCCGATGATATGTCCAACTTGGATCAAAGTGAATATCTCCAGCGCCGGCACGGCGATGATCAAGAGAAGGAACAGACGCTTCATGTGTTGCTCACCGCTTTTTGGGTCATCAATTCGTAGAGCTCCGGCAAAATGCGGTTGATTCGCTGGACCTGGCCTTCGCGGTTGATGAAGACATGCTCCGTCTTGCCGCTGACCAGCTTTTCGCCATCGGTGGCACGGGTGACTTCATAGCCGAAGGTCATGCGCAGTTTGGACATCGTGTCGATCCAGATCTTGATCCGCACCAGATCGTCATATTTGGCCGATGCGTGGTATTTGCACCACACTTCAGTCACCGGGAGCAGCCAGCCTTGTTCTTCGAGGATGCGGTAGGACATGCCGTACTCGCGCAGCCACTCGGTGCGGCCGACTTCGAACCAGTTCAAATAGTTGGCGTGATAGACGACGCCCATCTGGTCGGTTTCCTGATAGCGCACACGCAGTTCCACTTCATAAAATTCAGCCATGAAAATCCCCTCCTCTGCACGATGTTCTTATTATAGCAAAAAAGCTCCTTTGCCAGCTTTGCAAAGGAGCTTTTTCTTGATAGATTCAACAGTTCAATCAAATGACGTGTGCAACGCCTTCGTAGATCAATCCGGACTTCGAATCGACGGTGACGACCATGCCGGTCTTCAGCTTCTCGGTAGCGTCTTCCACGCCGACGATGACCGGTTTGCCGAGGTGAAGGGCCACGACCGCCGCGTGCGAAGTCAAGCCGCCTTCGACGGTGATCACAGCAGCCGCCTTTTCCATCGCCGGCACGACATCGCGGTCGGTGGAGTGCGTGACGAGGATGTCGCCTTCCCGCAGGTTCAACAGCTCTTCCGATCTGTTCGATGCCAGCACGCGCCCACTGACCGCCTTTTGGCCGATGCCTTGGCCTTTGGCGAGAATCTCGCCGATCGTATGGACTTTCAGCAGGTTGGTCGTGCCCGGTTGTCCGACCGGAACGCCGGCCGTGATCACGATCAGGTCGCCGTGTTTGACGTGGCCGGAATCGAGCGCGCCTTGAATGGAGATGGCGAGAATTTCGTCGGTCGTCTTCGCGGTGCGCGAGATGATCGGGTACACGCCCCACGACAGCATCAGGCGGCGCGCCACCTCTTCGCTGTCGGTGACGGCGATGATCGGAGTGGACGGGCGATGCTTGGAAACTTTTTTCGCCGTGTGTCCGCTCGAGGTCGCCGTGACGATCGCGCGTGCGTTCAGGTCATCGGCGATGGTAGAGACGGCCAGCGACATCGCGTCGGTCACGTTCGCTTCCGCTTCCGCCACATTGCGGCGGGACGGGACGAGGTTGTTGAACAATGCTTCTTCCGCCCGTTTGGCGATCTGCGCCATCGTCGCGACCGCTTCGGCCGGATATTTGCCGGCCGCTGTCTCGCCGGACAGCATGATCGCATCGGTGCCGTCAAAGATGGCGTTGGCGACGTCGCTCGCCTCCGCGCGGGTCGGGCGCGGGTTGCGCTCCATCGAGTCGAGCATCTGCGTTGCGGTGATCACCGGCTTGCCGAGCTCGTTGCATTTTTGGATCAGCATCTTCTGGACGAGCGGAACTTCTTCGGTCGGGATCTCCACACCGAGGTCGCCGCGCGCCACCATCACGCCGTCGGTGACGGCGAGGATCTCATCGATCATGTCGAGCGCTTCTTCCGCTTCGATCTTCGAGATGATGTCTTTATGTACGTTCGCTTCTTCGAGGATGCGTCGCACGTCCAGCACGTCGGACGCCTTGCGCACAAACGATGCGGCGATGATGTCGACGCCTTGTTCGATGCCGAATTTGATGTCGGCGATGTCTTTCTCGGTGACGCTCGGGATGCGCAGTTTGACACCTGGCGCGTTGATGCCTTTGCGGTTCTTCAGCATGCCGCCGTTGGTGACGCGGCAGTGGATCTCAGTGCCTGCGACCTGTTCGACGACCAGCCCGATCAGGCCGTCGTCGATGCGCAGGATCGAGCCCGGCTGCACGTCTTCCGGCAACCCGTCATAAGAGATCGAGATGCGGTGTTCATCGCCTTCTGCGAGCTGTTCGGTGGTCAGGATGATCGCTGCATCGTTATGTAATTCGACCGCGCCGTTTTTGACCAGACCGGTGCGGATTTTGGGTCCTTTGATGTCGAGCATGATCGCGACATTTTTGCCCGTTTCTTTCGCTGCCTGGCGAATGTTTAGAATGCGGGCAGCATGCTCCTCGTACGTGCCGTGCGAGAAATTGAGCCGGGCAACATCGAGACCGTTTTGCATCAGCGTTTTCAGCATGTCAACCGATTCGCTGGCCGGTCCAATCGTACAAACGATTTTCGTTCTTCGCATGGGTGATCCCCCTTGATTTCCAACGTTTATGTCTAACTTTACCACATCTTAAATCGAAAGCACATCCGCCAAGTCGTATAAGCTGAGATCGGGAAGGCGCGGCGTGTTTAACGCCTCGGTGATGTCGGTCGCTTTCAGCTGTCCGCCGACCGTGCCGATCATCTTCGCCTTCTCACCCGAAAGGAGCAGATCGACCGCATGGGCGCCCATCTTGCTGGCCAACATCCGGTCAAACGCCGTCGGCGATCCGCCGCGCTGAATGTGGCCGAGCACGGTGACCCGCGTCTCCCAGCCGGTCAGCTCGCGAATGACTTCGCCGATGGCAAATCCTTTGCCGGCGCCTTCGGAGACGAGGATGATCGAATGCTTTTTGCCCCGTGCCGCCCCGCGCTTCAGCTTCTCCACCACTTTGATGATGTCGTGCTTTTCTTCCGGGATCAAAATCGTTTCCGCGCCGACCGATACGCCGGCCACCAGCGCGATGTCCCCGGCACCGCGTCCCATCACTTCGATCACATACGTGCGCTCATGCGATGTGGCGGTGTCGCGGATCTTGTCCACCAGCTGGATGACCGTGTTGATCGCGGTATCAAAACCGATCGTGAATTCGGTGCATGGGATGTCATTGTCGATCGTCCCGGGGATCCCGATCGTTGGCACGCCCATGTCGGAGAGCAGTTTGGCACCGCGAAACGAACCGTCGCCGCCGATGACGATCAGCCCGTCAATGCCGTGATCCTGGATCTGCTGGAACGCTTTGTTCCGCCCCTCTTCCGTCTTAAACTCCTCCGAGCGGGCGGTGAACAGCATCGTCCCGCCGCGATGGATGATGTCGCCGACCGATCCGAGATCCATGTTGATGATCTCTCCTTGGATCAGCCCCTGATACCCGCGTTTGATCCCTGCCACTTGCAGACCGTGATAGATCGCTTTGCGCACGACCGCACGAATGGCTGCATTCATGCCCGGCGCATCGCCGCCGCTTGTCAGCACCCCGATTTTCCGCACCTGCTCCACGCTCCCCTGCTCCTCTATTTTTCGACTTGACCATATTTGTCCCACGGGACAAAACGAGTCCCATATGTACATAAAAGGATGTGCCCGTCCGGGAACGAGCACACCTGTTGCGCATGAACACCGTTCCAACTACCGTTCAGTGTTCACTGTTATTTCCTGCACTATGCAGCTATTCAGCGAAGTGCCCCATCTGCTTGAACTTCTGGTAGCGCTGTTCGACCAGCACGTCTTTCGGCAGCTTGATCAGCTCGTGCAGGGCGGTCGAGATCTGCTCGCGAACGGCTGCGATCATCGCCGCGTGGTCTTTGTGCGCGCCGCCTTGCGGTTCTGAAATCACGCCGTCGATGATGCCGAACTCGTGGATGTAGCCGGCGGTGATCTTAAAGGTCTCCGCCGCGCGCTGCGCTTGTCCTGAATCTTTCCAGAGCAGAGCCGCACCGCCTTCTGGCGAGATGACCGAGTAGATCGAGTTCTCCAGCATGTAGACGCGGTCGCCCACGCCCAGCGCCAGCGCGCCGCCCGAACCGCCTTCGCCGGTGACGACGCAGATGATCGGGGTGCGCAGGCCTGCCATCTCGATCAGGTTGCGGGCCACCGCTTCGGAGATGCCGCGCTCTTCCGACTCGATGCCGGGATACGCGCCCGACGTGTCGATGAAGCAGATGACCGGGCGGTTGAACTTCTCCGCCTGTTTCATCAGGCGCAGCGCCTTGCGATAGCCTTCCGGAAGTGGCATGCCCCAACGGCGAAGGATGTTTTCCTTGGTATCCTTGCCTTTCTGGTGGCCGATCACCGTGACCGGAATGCCGTCGAACTTCGCCACGCCGCCGACGATGGCCGGGTCATCCCCGTAAGTCCGGTCACCGTGCATCTCCAGAAAATGCGTGCACATGCCGTTGATATAGTCGAGCGTGGTCGGGCGTTCCGCATGGCGGGCGATCTGCGTGCGCTGCCACGGGGTGAGTTCGGTGTAGATGTTGCCGGCCAACTGGGCGGCTTTCGCTTCCAGCTTGGCGATCTCGTCCGAAAAATCCAAGCCGCTCTGCTCCGAGAAGGTGCGCAGTTCCTTGATCTTCTTTTGCAGTTCTAAGAGCGGCTTTTCAAACATGAGCTCATTCGCCACCTGGTACACCTCCATGCAGTTCTAACAGGGTCGAAAGAGTCTGACGCATCTCTTTGCGCGGCACGACCATGTCGAGCATGCCGTGCTTCAGCAGAAATTCTGCCGTTTGGAAATCGTCAGGCAGTTTCTGCCGGATCGTCTGTTCGATGATGCGGCGTCCGGCAAAGCCGATCAGTGCGCCGGGCTCGGCGAGGTTGATGTCGCCAAGCATCGCAAACGATGCGGTGACGCCGCCTGTCGTCGGGTAGGTGTTGATGGCGATGTACAGACCGCCCGCTTCGGACAGCTTGTGCAGGGCGGCCGACGTCTTGGCCATCTGCATCAGCGAAAAGATCCCTTCCTGCATCCGGGCGCCGCCCGATGCGGTGAAGATGATCAACGGGTAGCGCTTGGCCCGTGCCGCTTCGATCGCGCGGGTCAGCTTTTCGCCGACGACCGAGCCCATCGAGCCCATGAAGTAGGTCGAGTCCATCACGGCGAGGACCACCGGATAACCGCCGATGGTGCCTTCCCCGGTCAGGACCGCTTCCTTCATACCGGTCTTCTTCTGCTCCCGCTCGACTTTCGACGGATAATCCGGGAAGTTCAACGGGTCGACGGCGGTCATTCCGGCGTCGTACTCAAAGAAACGGCCTTCGTCGAGCGTCGCCTTGATCCGCTCTTCGGCGTTCATCGTATAGTGATATTCGCACTTGGGGCAGGTCTTGAGATTCTTCTCCAATTCCTTGGTGAACGTCATCTCGCCACAACGCTTGCACTTTGACATGAGACCTTCCGGAACGGATACTTCAGGTTGCTTGGTCCGGCCCAGCCGCTCCGCCACGTCGGCGGATGTCAAGGTCGCATACCGTTGCTTTTTTATATGAAAAATGTCCTTCAGCGCCACATTTTCACCTCATTTTATGATTCGCGATGTGAAGAGTGGAGAATGTCTTTTAAGACTTCCTGCACTTCGTCCAATTCTGTCTCGGGCACCAAAATTTCAAACTGTTGCTTGGCTGCATTCGTCTGGCGGAGTTTGACCAGGAATCCTTCTTCCGTAAGCTTGTCCTTGATCCGCTCGGCCGTCTTCGTGTTAGGCGCAATATAGATGACAGTCCACATACGAGAGAACCTCCCCCGGGCTACGTCCGCAATTTTGGACTAATCATATCATACGGGCAGGGAACACAGCAACAGAGCGATATTGATGGAATTACTCGCTTTTTGTCAGGCGGGCAGTCCGTTCCGCCACTTCATCCGGGTTGACAAATAGCTGCGCGACCCCTGTGTCCATCGCCGCTTTCGCCACCGCTTTGGCAACGTTCGGCGCCACGCGCGGATCGAACGGCTTGGGAATGACATAGTCGGAAGACAGCTCATGCGGCTGGATCAGCTCCGCGATCGCATAGGCGGCGGCGATCTTCATCTCTTCGTTGATCGAGGTCGCCCGCACGTCGAGCGCGCCGCGGAAGATGCCCGGGAAGGCGAGGACGTTGTTGACTTGGTTCGGATAGTCAGAACGGCCTGTCCCCACCACCTTCGCGCCCGCTTCCATCGCATCGTCAGGGCGGATCTCCGGATCGGGGTTGGCCATGGCGAAGATGATCGGGTCGCGGTTCATCGAGCGCACCATGTCCTGGGTAACCGCGTCGGCAACCGATACGCCGATGAAGACGTCCGCTCCTTCGATCACTTCTTCCAGAGAGCCGGTGACGCGCTCGCGGTTGGTATTTTTCGCGATCAGCTCTTTGACCGGGTTCATCCCTTCGACGCGTCCTTCGTAGATCGCGCCTTTGGTGTCGCACATGATCACGTGCTTGACCCCCATCGAGAGCAGCAGCTTGATGATCGCAATACCAGCCGCACCCGCGCCGTTGGCTACCACCTTGATGTCCTGCATCCGCTTGCCGACCACTTTCAGCGCGTTGATCAGACCGGCCAGCGTGACGATCGCCGTACCGTGCTGGTCATCGTGGAAGACCGGGATGTTCAGCTCTTCCTTGAGCCGCTGTTCGATCACAAAGCACGCCGGAGCTGCGATGTCTTCGAGGTTGATGCCGCCAAACGTGGGTTCGAGCAGTTTGACGGTGCGGATGATCTCCTCCGCGTCGGTCGTGTTCAAGCAGACCGGCACCGCATCGACGCCGGCGAACGCCTTAAAGAGCACCGCTTTCCCTTCCATGACGGGCAGGGCAGCATGCGGGCCGATGTTGCCGAGACCGAGCACGGCGGTGCCGTCGCTGACGACGGCGACAAAATTACCTTTGGCTGTATAATCATAAACGCGCTCAGGCGTCTTGTGAATCTCTTTGCACGGCTCGGCGACCCCCGGGCTGTAGGCCAGGCTGAGATCGCGGGCGTTGCTTACGGGCACCTTGGAGGTGACGGCAAGCTTGCCTTGGTGAGCGCGGTGCAGCTCAAGTGCATCTTCACGCAACGACACGTACTTTCACTCCTTTTCCGGTCCCTGCCCAAACGAGGAAAAAACGGGCAGGATCAAGCGTCAAATTTTATTATATCATGCCGCTGCAGTTCCTTTCTACCAACCAGTCATTTACGTCTTTAGGGGCCGTTAAGGCTTGGCACAGCGGTGGGCGATGCGAGCGGAAGCGGCGGCGGCCACGCCTGCGACCAAGTCATCGAGGAACACGTGCACACCGTTTTGTTTGTTATTCAATTTCGCGATGATGCCGATCTTTTCCTTGTCCAAAAAGCCGAACGAAGTCAGGCCGATCGAGCCGTAGACGTTGGTGATCGACAGGGCGAGGATTTCGTCAACGCCGTACAGCGGCTCATCCGTTTCGAGGATGCGCTGCAGAGGCTCGGGCAGGGCTTTCCGCTCGGCGAGTTCGTCGAGCGCGACGCCGGTGTGCAAGGCGTATTGCACTTCGCGCTTGGCGAGCACGCGCATGACGCTGGTCACGCAGGGGTCGCGCTCGAGATCGGGATGATAGGGTTTTTGAAGTGTATACACGATATCCACGATGTCGTCGACGGTGACCCCGCGACGTTCCAACAGTTCGATAATCTCACGGGCCATAGGGTACAACCTCCCTGCAGATAAGAGAAGATAGTTACATCCTATGTGGAGGAGCCCAGAAGGTTGCTTAGTTTTTCCGCATTTTTTTGACAACCGCGCCCTGTCCCAGCAGGCCCTCCACCGCCGCCACAAACTGCGGTGTCATCGCCACGGCATACCGCTCCGACAGCTCCCGCGCCTTGCGCGTCGCCGTGTAGAACAAGAGCACCGGCAGCGTTCCATGGAACCTCGTGATCACCTGCTGAAGCTCCGCGAGACGAGATTCATCCTCCGGCCGGATGCGCAGATAGACGACCGCCTGCTCTTGGACTGCACCAGTTCCCTTTGCCTGCACGTTCACAGATCTCGCATCATTCACAAGACTTGCATCATTCACAAGCCTTGCATCATTCACAAGCCTTGCATCATTCACAGCTCTTGCATCATTCACAGCTCTTGTCTCATACTCGACATTCGTCTCCGGTTCGATCGCTTTGATCTGGTCCGCGATGATCTTCACTTCATCCCCGCGCTGCTGCAGGCGTCCGCGGACGGCGATCACTTCGGTGTCCAGCAGGGGCTCGGCGCGTTTGAACACTTCCGGGAAGAGGACGACTTCGGCGAGACCTGTGGTGTCCTCGACTTCCAGGAACGCCATGCGGGCGCCTTTTTTGGTCTGGATCTTCTTGGCCTGGCGCAGCAACCCGCAGACGGTGACGCTCGCTCCGTCCGGGGTGTCGGCGAGCTCGATGATCCGCTTGTCGGCGATCTGCTCCATCCGGCGGCGGTACGGTGTCAGCGGCGACCCGGTCACATACAGCCCGAGCAGTTCCTTCTCCATCTCCAGCCGCTCGCGCACGGTGAAATCGCCCGTCTCCGGCAAAATGAACTTCCGCTGTTTCTGCTCCCCTTGCCCTTCGATCAGCCCGAACAGGCTCATCTGGCTGTCATCATGCTCCTTTTGCTTCACCCGCCCCTGCTCCACCGCTTCTTCCAGCGCCAGCAGCATCGCCCGGCGGTTGCCGTGCAGTTCGTCAAAACAGCCGGCGCGAATCAGCGACTCGATCGCCTTCTTGTTGCACGACCGCGCATCGACCCGCTCGCAAAAATCGACCAGATCGGCAAACGCCTGCTTGCGCCGCGTCTGCACCAGCGACTGAATCGCCGCCACGCCGACATTTTTGATCGCCAGCAGGCCAAAACGTATTTTTCCATTCTCCACCGTAAACCGGTACGTGCTCTTGTTCACATCGGGCGGCAAGACCCCGATGTTCATCCGCCGCGCATCGTCCACATACTGCGCCACCTTGTGCGACGACATCATCACGCTCGTCAGCAGCGCCGCCATGTAGGCAGCCGGATGGTTCGCCTTCAAATAACAGGTCTGGTAGGCCAGTACCGCATACGCCGCCGCATGCGCCCGGTTGAATCCGTAATCGGCAAAGCGCACGATCAAATCATACACCTCATGGGCCAGCCGTTCCTCGTAGCCCTTTTGCAGACAGCCGTCCACAAAGATCGCCCGCTGCTCGTCGAGCACGTCGCGCTTCTTCTTGCCGACCGCACGCCGCAGAAGGTCTGCCTGCCCCAGCGAAAAGCCGGCCATCGTCGAGGCGATCTGCATGATCTGCTCCTGATAGACGATCACCCCGTACGTATCTTCCAAGATCCCTTGCAGATCGGGATGCGGATAGCGGACCGCCACCTCGCCGTGCTTCGCTTTGATAAAGGTCGGGATGTTCTCCATCGGACCCGGGCGGTACAGCGAAATCACGGCGATGATATCTTCAAACGAAGACGGGCGCAGCTCCCGCAGCACATGTTTCACCCCGGACGACTCCAACTGGAAACACCCGTCCGTATCGCCGCGGCAGAGCAGCTCAAACGTCCGCGGATCGTCCATCTCCATCTCCGCAAAACGAATCTCCCGGCCCTCCGTCTGCTTGACGATCTCGATCGTCTGGTCGATCAGGCTCAGATAGCGCAAGCCCAGAAAATCCATCTTGAGCAGCCCGACATCCTCCAGCACTTCCATCGAGTACTGCGTCACGACGCCGCCTTCCGCCCCGCGCTGCAATGGCACATAC of Tumebacillus sp. BK434 contains these proteins:
- a CDS encoding DMT family transporter codes for the protein MEENKKLPVSPLVFLLIGVLAVSFSAIIIKWSTAPAAILGLYRLVFTFLLLGPFLLTKGARAELRGISLRTWVLVALSGVFLAFHFIFWIGSLKYTTVASSTILITLQPIFVMVLAYFTLKERTTWQAWAGAGIAIAGSLFIGWGDLQISGTALWGDLLSLLGTLVVSGYLVIGQYLRGVMTSMVYSLLVYVFAMIVMFFYCIGEGYSLVDYSGREWMLFVLLAFIPTVFGHTLFNWLLKYVNAATISMAILGEPIFATILAYLLLSEAVTWAQWVGGAIIMSGIWLFLSTQKKGAAAPNGQESFTG
- a CDS encoding FxsA family protein, yielding MKRLFLLLIIAVPALEIFTLIQVGHIIGGWLTFFLVIGMSGLGVYLLTVQGRYIMQQIRREMQMGQLPGDSLLNGACLLVGGTLLLIPGLLSDLIGMLLLLPGVRELPKSLIKLYLMKMMQKGNYVFYRRF
- a CDS encoding thioesterase family protein, producing MAEFYEVELRVRYQETDQMGVVYHANYLNWFEVGRTEWLREYGMSYRILEEQGWLLPVTEVWCKYHASAKYDDLVRIKIWIDTMSKLRMTFGYEVTRATDGEKLVSGKTEHVFINREGQVQRINRILPELYELMTQKAVSNT
- the pyk gene encoding pyruvate kinase, with amino-acid sequence MRRTKIVCTIGPASESVDMLKTLMQNGLDVARLNFSHGTYEEHAARILNIRQAAKETGKNVAIMLDIKGPKIRTGLVKNGAVELHNDAAIILTTEQLAEGDEHRISISYDGLPEDVQPGSILRIDDGLIGLVVEQVAGTEIHCRVTNGGMLKNRKGINAPGVKLRIPSVTEKDIADIKFGIEQGVDIIAASFVRKASDVLDVRRILEEANVHKDIISKIEAEEALDMIDEILAVTDGVMVARGDLGVEIPTEEVPLVQKMLIQKCNELGKPVITATQMLDSMERNPRPTRAEASDVANAIFDGTDAIMLSGETAAGKYPAEAVATMAQIAKRAEEALFNNLVPSRRNVAEAEANVTDAMSLAVSTIADDLNARAIVTATSSGHTAKKVSKHRPSTPIIAVTDSEEVARRLMLSWGVYPIISRTAKTTDEILAISIQGALDSGHVKHGDLIVITAGVPVGQPGTTNLLKVHTIGEILAKGQGIGQKAVSGRVLASNRSEELLNLREGDILVTHSTDRDVVPAMEKAAAVITVEGGLTSHAAVVALHLGKPVIVGVEDATEKLKTGMVVTVDSKSGLIYEGVAHVI
- the pfkA gene encoding 6-phosphofructokinase, whose translation is MRKIGVLTSGGDAPGMNAAIRAVVRKAIYHGLQVAGIKRGYQGLIQGEIINMDLGSVGDIIHRGGTMLFTARSEEFKTEEGRNKAFQQIQDHGIDGLIVIGGDGSFRGAKLLSDMGVPTIGIPGTIDNDIPCTEFTIGFDTAINTVIQLVDKIRDTATSHERTYVIEVMGRGAGDIALVAGVSVGAETILIPEEKHDIIKVVEKLKRGAARGKKHSIILVSEGAGKGFAIGEVIRELTGWETRVTVLGHIQRGGSPTAFDRMLASKMGAHAVDLLLSGEKAKMIGTVGGQLKATDITEALNTPRLPDLSLYDLADVLSI
- a CDS encoding acetyl-CoA carboxylase carboxyltransferase subunit alpha; translated protein: MANELMFEKPLLELQKKIKELRTFSEQSGLDFSDEIAKLEAKAAQLAGNIYTELTPWQRTQIARHAERPTTLDYINGMCTHFLEMHGDRTYGDDPAIVGGVAKFDGIPVTVIGHQKGKDTKENILRRWGMPLPEGYRKALRLMKQAEKFNRPVICFIDTSGAYPGIESEERGISEAVARNLIEMAGLRTPIICVVTGEGGSGGALALGVGDRVYMLENSIYSVISPEGGAALLWKDSGQAQRAAETFKITAGYIHEFGIIDGVISEPQGGAHKDHAAMIAAVREQISTALHELIKLPKDVLVEQRYQKFKQMGHFAE
- the accD gene encoding acetyl-CoA carboxylase, carboxyltransferase subunit beta — its product is MALKDIFHIKKQRYATLTSADVAERLGRTKQPEVSVPEGLMSKCKRCGEMTFTKELEKNLKTCPKCEYHYTMNAEERIKATLDEGRFFEYDAGMTAVDPLNFPDYPSKVEREQKKTGMKEAVLTGEGTIGGYPVVLAVMDSTYFMGSMGSVVGEKLTRAIEAARAKRYPLIIFTASGGARMQEGIFSLMQMAKTSAALHKLSEAGGLYIAINTYPTTGGVTASFAMLGDINLAEPGALIGFAGRRIIEQTIRQKLPDDFQTAEFLLKHGMLDMVVPRKEMRQTLSTLLELHGGVPGGE
- a CDS encoding glutamate decarboxylase — encoded protein: MWTVIYIAPNTKTAERIKDKLTEEGFLVKLRQTNAAKQQFEILVPETELDEVQEVLKDILHSSHRES
- a CDS encoding malic enzyme-like NAD(P)-binding protein — its product is MSLREDALELHRAHQGKLAVTSKVPVSNARDLSLAYSPGVAEPCKEIHKTPERVYDYTAKGNFVAVVSDGTAVLGLGNIGPHAALPVMEGKAVLFKAFAGVDAVPVCLNTTDAEEIIRTVKLLEPTFGGINLEDIAAPACFVIEQRLKEELNIPVFHDDQHGTAIVTLAGLINALKVVGKRMQDIKVVANGAGAAGIAIIKLLLSMGVKHVIMCDTKGAIYEGRVEGMNPVKELIAKNTNRERVTGSLEEVIEGADVFIGVSVADAVTQDMVRSMNRDPIIFAMANPDPEIRPDDAMEAGAKVVGTGRSDYPNQVNNVLAFPGIFRGALDVRATSINEEMKIAAAYAIAELIQPHELSSDYVIPKPFDPRVAPNVAKAVAKAAMDTGVAQLFVNPDEVAERTARLTKSE
- a CDS encoding phosphatidylglycerophosphatase A, with amino-acid sequence MAREIIELLERRGVTVDDIVDIVYTLQKPYHPDLERDPCVTSVMRVLAKREVQYALHTGVALDELAERKALPEPLQRILETDEPLYGVDEILALSITNVYGSIGLTSFGFLDKEKIGIIAKLNNKQNGVHVFLDDLVAGVAAAASARIAHRCAKP
- a CDS encoding DNA polymerase III subunit alpha, producing the protein MNGFVHLNVHTEYSLLRGLCRIDELVERASDLGMDAVAMTDLGVMYGAVEFYKQAKRAGIKPILGCEVLVARGSLRDRMMRGEEPYRLVLLAENLAGYRNLLKIVSEAQLESAGMLPCTDKQALKRHREGLIALSSGMEGEVAQKIQQGDLLAAEHAANEYAAIFGKGNFYLELQDHGILEEKQVVQNLVQLSYKVNLPLVVTNAVHYLLPEEAPVQDVLACIREGRTIGEENRPRLLTDQYYMKSDAEMTALFSHFPEALHNARVIADRCNVELNLNETHLPAFDLPPGYTEQTYLAHLCEQGARMRYGNPGPEVWERLRYELDVIGSMGFSGYFLIVWDFMRFAHENGISTGPGRGSAAGSLVSYVLRITDVDPIKFNLLFQRFLNPERISWPDIDIDFEFERRGEVIDYVTAKYGADRVAQIVTFGTMAARAAIRDVGRVLDLPQSVVDTTTKRVPHFLGITIGKALEDDEFQKYYQTDAQVRKLVDTARQIEGLPRHTSLHAAGVVISKAPLTEYVPLQRGAEGGVVTQYSMEVLEDVGLLKMDFLGLRYLSLIDQTIEIVKQTEGREIRFAEMEMDDPRTFELLCRGDTDGCFQLESSGVKHVLRELRPSSFEDIIAVISLYRPGPMENIPTFIKAKHGEVAVRYPHPDLQGILEDTYGVIVYQEQIMQIASTMAGFSLGQADLLRRAVGKKKRDVLDEQRAIFVDGCLQKGYEERLAHEVYDLIVRFADYGFNRAHAAAYAVLAYQTCYLKANHPAAYMAALLTSVMMSSHKVAQYVDDARRMNIGVLPPDVNKSTYRFTVENGKIRFGLLAIKNVGVAAIQSLVQTRRKQAFADLVDFCERVDARSCNKKAIESLIRAGCFDELHGNRRAMLLALEEAVEQGRVKQKEHDDSQMSLFGLIEGQGEQKQRKFILPETGDFTVRERLEMEKELLGLYVTGSPLTPYRRRMEQIADKRIIELADTPDGASVTVCGLLRQAKKIQTKKGARMAFLEVEDTTGLAEVVLFPEVFKRAEPLLDTEVIAVRGRLQQRGDEVKIIADQIKAIEPETNVEYETRAVNDARAVNDARLVNDARLVNDASLVNDARSVNVQAKGTGAVQEQAVVYLRIRPEDESRLAELQQVITRFHGTLPVLLFYTATRKARELSERYAVAMTPQFVAAVEGLLGQGAVVKKMRKN